The genomic interval CTCGGAGAGCGTGTCCACGAGCACGAGGAAGGCCGCCATCCCGATGGGCATGACGAGGTAGACGAGCGCCGACAGCTGTGTCAGCGTCTGTCCCCCGACCAGCGAGATGACGACGAGGATGACGACGAGGAACAGCGGCGCGGCGACGAACGAGACGATGAACACCTCCGAGAGGATGGAGAGCGTCTCCAGGAAGTCCTCCTGGGCGTCCATCGCCTCCTCCAGGTAGCCGCGCGCCTCGTCCTCCAGGAAGGGCGTCACCTGCCCGCCCGACTCCAGCACGGAGAGCAGGTCGTCGAGGAACTGTTCGAGGTTGTCGGAGGGCGTGACGTTGCGCGCGTTCTCGATGGCGGTCGTCAGGTCGTTGCCGAACACGTCGAGGTCGCGCACTATCGCGTCGAACTCCTTCGCCGTCTCGCCGTACGTGGACTCCGCCTCCGCGACCGACCGGACGACGCTCGACAGCGACGCGCCGCCGTGCGACAGCGCGTACATGTAGACGATGACGTGCGGGAGCGTGGTGTCTATCTTCTGTGTCCGCGTGACGACCTGCGCCCGGGGGTAGTAGCGGGCGAGCAGCCACGTCCCGAGCGCGAACGAGACGGCCCCGAGGAGGACGACGACGAGCGAGCCGAACAGGACCCGGTAGTTCGAGAGGAAGACCGCCACCCCCCCGAGCCCGACGGTGTCGCGGACGGCCCCGAACAGCCCGGCCCGGGCGAAGGCGACGGCGAGGCCGACCCCGACGACGGCACCGAGCAGTCCGGCGAGGCCGGCGTAGGTGGCCGCGTCCGCGAGGTACTCGTCGTACGACCGGCCGATGCGAGCCTGATTGAGCACGCGCTGATAGCTCGCGTACTCGCCCGGTCGCGACCGGAAGAACGTGCGCAGGCGGCCGAACCGCCGGCGGTACTGCTCGCGCTCGGACGCGGTCGGGTCGCGCTGGCCCGACAGCCCCTCGATGACGTACTCAGGCGGGGGGTTCGTGTCGAGTTCGCCGACCGAGCGGTCGAACGACGGGTCCGACGCGACCGGGTCCCCGGTGCCGTCGACGTCGAGGTCTGCCGTCGCCTCGTCGAAGTCGAGCTCCGGCTCCCCGTCGGGGTCGTCGCCGGCCGTTCGGTCGGCCGGCTCGTCGTCCCGGCTCATAGCGGCGGGAGGTCGTAGCCGCGGTCGCGGATGCGCGCGACGACGTACTCGGGGTCCTTCTCGTACAGCTGGACGACGGCCGCGACGTCGCGGTAGTCGTCGACGCCCTCCTCGATGAGGAAGCGGAGGACGCCCTCGCGGCGGGCTATCTCGTCGTCGAGGTCCGCGTCGGTCCAGCCGCGCTCGTCGGCTATCTCGGCCATCACCGTGGACTCGCCGACCCGCTCGTGGGTGTCGGTGCGGGCGTCGCGGGCGAACACCTCGCGCGTCGGGAGCCCCGTCGGGTCGTCCTCGTCGGGGTCGAGCATCTCGATGACGCCCCGGTTGCGGCGGACGCGGTCCTCCCCGACGTACGTCTGCGCCTGGATGGAGACGATGTCGAGGTCCTGTATCATCGCGCGCGGCACGGACAGCGGCGGGTTCTGGAGCCGGTTGAGCACCGTCTCGATGGAGTCGGCGTGCATCGTGGTGTAGGCCGTGTGGCCGGTCCCCATCGCCTGGAAGAACGTCAGCGCGACCCGCTCCTCGGTACGTATCTCGCCGACGAGCAGGTACTCGGGGCGCTGGCGAAGGGCGGCCTGTAGGAGCCGGTACATCGACACCTCGCCGCGCCCCTCGTCGGAGGCGGAGGAGCGCGTCACGCTCTGTATCCAGTTGTTGTGCGGGAGGTCGATCTCACGGGTGTCCTCGATGGTCACCACCTTCGCGTTCGGCGGGATGAAGAAGGAGACCGCGTTCATCGAGGAGGTCTTGCCCGACCCCGTGCCGCCGGCGAATATCAGGCTCTTGTTCGACTCGATGGCGAGCCAGAAGTACGCCATCTGCTCGACGGAGAAGGTGTTCCACTTCACGAGGTCGACCGGCGAGAAGGGGACGTCGGAGAACTTCCGGATGGTGAAGTTCGCGCCCCGGGTCGCCACCTCGCCGCCGAGGGTGAGCTGGAGGCGGGAGCCGTCCGGCAGCGAGGCGTCGAGCAGCGGGTCGGAGACGGAGATGCTCTTGCCCGCGCGCTGGGCCAGCCGGACGGCGAAGGAGGAGAGCCGGTCGGCGCCGAAGACGACGTTCGTCTCCAGGTCGCGGAAGGCACGGTGGTACACGTAGACGGGGACGTCGGCGCCGTCACAGGAGATGTCCTCGACGGCCGGGTCACGCATGACGGGGTCGATGGGGCCGAAGCGCGTGAAGTCGCGCCGCAGGTAGTAGACGAGCTTGTGGAGCGAGACGGGCGCGACCGAGCGGGCGTGCTCGGCCACGAGGTCGATGACCTCCGTCTCGAAGACGGACTCCTTGGTGCGCTCGCCGCCGAGGTCGCGGTACATCAGGGAGTTGCGGAGGTACTCGACGAGGTCGCGGCGGACGTAGCTCTCGAACTCGTCGAGGGTCGGCTCGACGACGCGGTAGCGGTAGTCGCGGTCGGCCGGGTCGTAGAGGACGGTGACGTAGGCGTACGGCTCGTTCACCCACGTCCGGTCTATCTCCTCGTACCGGTCGAGATACGAGAAGTCGAAGAAGCCGGTCCCGATGTCCTCGCGCGTCACGTCCCCGAAGCGGCCCTCGGCCGCCTCGAAGTGGTCGCGCACGTCCGCGAGCACCTCCTCGACGACGCGCTCCTGGTCGGGCAGGTCGTCGAGGTCGACCTCCAGTTCCCCCTCGTCGCCGCCGAGCGCGGCGAGGGCGCGGGAGCTGACGGTCCGGGCGTCGTAGTCGAGGTCGTCGGTGCCGTCGGAGAGTGCGTCGACCGCGGCGGGGGCCACCCCGGGCGCGTCGGTCGAGTCACGGGGGCCGCCGTCGTCCGACGCGAGCACGTCGGCGAGGGCGGCTGTGTCGTCGGTGGGCGGTGCGGTTTCCGCCGACGCCTCCCCCCCGCCG from Halosegnis marinus carries:
- a CDS encoding type II secretion system F family protein — encoded protein: MSRDDEPADRTAGDDPDGEPELDFDEATADLDVDGTGDPVASDPSFDRSVGELDTNPPPEYVIEGLSGQRDPTASEREQYRRRFGRLRTFFRSRPGEYASYQRVLNQARIGRSYDEYLADAATYAGLAGLLGAVVGVGLAVAFARAGLFGAVRDTVGLGGVAVFLSNYRVLFGSLVVVLLGAVSFALGTWLLARYYPRAQVVTRTQKIDTTLPHVIVYMYALSHGGASLSSVVRSVAEAESTYGETAKEFDAIVRDLDVFGNDLTTAIENARNVTPSDNLEQFLDDLLSVLESGGQVTPFLEDEARGYLEEAMDAQEDFLETLSILSEVFIVSFVAAPLFLVVILVVISLVGGQTLTQLSALVYLVMPIGMAAFLVLVDTLSEPFTQQGSVPAPERVLDAADVAFDPDDERFAAYRRTRRYDRLRSLASAPLRPVRSNPTYVLALSVPAALGVGAFAVAAGLADLSVAAMTARPFENTLWLVVVPLVVATTPLSYYYERRTRIESSLARRLPDTLNILSSANKMGIGLTEGLGLVVRSTSGVVANELRKVRNDIVWNHSTSDALLGFGARTRVPQLARTSRLLAEGLESTGDLSRVLAIAAEDSRARYKLERARTREMSSYIAIVVIGYLVYLVVVLMLDANYLTPIAEAAEQQAEYGGGIESPLTFTDVPVDTYRTLFFHSAVIQGFGSGLLAGKLADNRLLTGLKFGLALVIVATVAFAFI
- a CDS encoding type II/IV secretion system ATPase subunit — encoded protein: MTDEPDGGGEASAETAPPTDDTAALADVLASDDGGPRDSTDAPGVAPAAVDALSDGTDDLDYDARTVSSRALAALGGDEGELEVDLDDLPDQERVVEEVLADVRDHFEAAEGRFGDVTREDIGTGFFDFSYLDRYEEIDRTWVNEPYAYVTVLYDPADRDYRYRVVEPTLDEFESYVRRDLVEYLRNSLMYRDLGGERTKESVFETEVIDLVAEHARSVAPVSLHKLVYYLRRDFTRFGPIDPVMRDPAVEDISCDGADVPVYVYHRAFRDLETNVVFGADRLSSFAVRLAQRAGKSISVSDPLLDASLPDGSRLQLTLGGEVATRGANFTIRKFSDVPFSPVDLVKWNTFSVEQMAYFWLAIESNKSLIFAGGTGSGKTSSMNAVSFFIPPNAKVVTIEDTREIDLPHNNWIQSVTRSSASDEGRGEVSMYRLLQAALRQRPEYLLVGEIRTEERVALTFFQAMGTGHTAYTTMHADSIETVLNRLQNPPLSVPRAMIQDLDIVSIQAQTYVGEDRVRRNRGVIEMLDPDEDDPTGLPTREVFARDARTDTHERVGESTVMAEIADERGWTDADLDDEIARREGVLRFLIEEGVDDYRDVAAVVQLYEKDPEYVVARIRDRGYDLPPL